A single region of the Plutella xylostella chromosome 7, ilPluXylo3.1, whole genome shotgun sequence genome encodes:
- the LOC119690865 gene encoding autophagy-related protein 8: protein MELNFISTLIKHDVNYNVRKCFKAKKPFDTRKEEVLAIRSKFPNKIPLIVERYHKERNLPALDKTKFLVPEEITMSQFLVIIRNRMAIKPNQALYLIMNNRSMLSMSLTMAQAYDQHADEDGFLYVTYASQEVFGYQDDIRRESLEVQAIRNRFPNKVPLYVERYSGEREVAELERKKFLVPQELTMSQFLYIIRTKMKLKDSQALYLTVNNKILASHSMSMAQAYAQFRADDGLLHLTYASQQVFG from the exons ATGGAACTCAACTTCATATCGACACTGATCAAACATGACGTGAACTATAATGTGAGAAAGTGCTTCAAAGCTAAGAAGCCGTTTG ACACTAGAAAAGAAGAAGTATTGGCAATTAGAAGCAAATTCCCGAACAAAATACCC ttAATAGTAGAAAGATATCATAAGGAAAGAAATCTCCCAGCGTTGGATAAAACGAAATTTTTGGTCCCAGAAGAAATCACAATGTCACAGTTCCTAGTTATAATAAGAAATAGAATGGCGATCAAGCCGAATCAA GCGCTGTACCTGATAATGAACAACCGGTCCATGCTGAGCATGAGCCTCACGATGGCGCAGGCGTACGACCAGCACGCCGACGAGGACGGCTTCCTCTACGTCACGTACGCCTCGCAGGAGGTCTTCGGGTATCAGGACG ATATCAGAAGGGAGAGTTTAGAAGTGCAAGCGATTAGAAACAGATTCCCTAACAAAGTGCCG TTATACGTGGAGCGCTACAGCGGAGAGCGTGAGGTGGCCGAGCTGGAGCGGAAGAAGTTCCTGGTGCCGCAAGAACTCACCATGTCGCAGTTCCTCTACATCATCCGGACCAAGATGAAGCTCAAGGACTCACAG GCGCTGTACCTAACAGTGAACAACAAGATCCTCGCGTCTCACAGCATGAGCATGGCGCAGGCGTACGCGCAGTTCCGCGCCGACGATGGCCTGTTGCACCTCACGTACGCCTCGCAGCAGGTCTTCGGCTGA
- the LOC119690812 gene encoding mediator of RNA polymerase II transcription subunit 29, producing MNQMNMHVPMNAVAGAPNVGMQMPVTGPIMQQPSPQQMQQQQMQQQPMPQQPQQDKMDNISKVKTLMGSLRESIPMTLKSAAQVLHQNYNVDSVSQKGIENPVPRFDKNLEEFFSLCDQMELHLRTAITCIQQAQSAAHYLPLTVIPSRLDAAPTTQETNPLSYPQYLATVRAQVSYAKAIHDILESAAQNISPPELPDKGQV from the exons ATGAATCAAATGAATATGCACGTCCCCATGAATGCTGTGGCCGGGGCACCAAATGTTGGTATGCAAATGCCAGTTACTGGGCCCATCATGCAGCAACCATCTCCTCAACAAATGCAGCAACAGCAAATGCAACAGCAGCCGATGCCGCAGCAGCCGCAACAAGACAAGATGGACAACATCTCTAAAGTCAAGACTCTCATGGGGTCACTGCGGGAGTCTATACCT ATGACTTTAAAGTCCGCGGCCCAGGTACTTCACCAGAACTACAATGTTGATTCCGTCTCTCA GAAGGGCATCGAAAATCCAGTACCAAGGTTTGACAAAAATTTAGAGGAATTCTTCTCTCTTTGCGATCAAATGGAACTGCACCTG CGCACGGCGATCACGTGCATCCAGCAGGCGCAGTCGGCGGCGCACTACCTGCCGCTCACCGTCATCCCCTCGCGCCTCGACGCCGCGCCCACCACGCAG GAAACCAACCCGCTGTCCTACCCTCAATACCTGGCGACGGTGCGCGCGCAGGTCTCCTACGCGAAGGCTATCCACGACATCCTCGAGTCCGCCGCTCAGAACATCTCCCCGCCCGAGCTGCCGGACAAAGGGCAGGTGTGA